The proteins below come from a single Camarhynchus parvulus chromosome 29, STF_HiC, whole genome shotgun sequence genomic window:
- the LOC115914556 gene encoding SCO-spondin-like isoform X1 translates to MWDLLTWTSSPGSAHLSTPRTSSACGICSPGPAHLEGSVPLDLLTPCGTCSPGPAHLGPAHLSTARTCSPEHSQDLLALWDLLTWTCSPCGTCSPGPAHVVGPAPGPVHLDLLMLWDLLTWTCSPCGPCSPEHCQDLLTWTCSCCRTCSPGPAHVVGPAHLDLLMLWDLLTWTCSPCGTCSPEHCQDLLTWTCSCCRTCSPGGICSPGPAQLSTPRTCSPCGTCSPEHLLTPCGTCSPEHCQDLPPWMPPWMPAAPRSQGPKSPNPAAAPPRSFPEFWVPRRFPTLGSDPQRFWGSPGAPGGVKKGLRGSEWGF, encoded by the exons ATGTGGGACCTGCTCACCTGGACCTCCTCACCTGGATCTGCTCACCTGAGCACTCCCAGGACCTCGTCAGCTTGTGGGATCTGCTCACCTGGACCTGCTCACCTGGAG GGATCTGTGCCCCTGGACCTGCTCACACCTTGTGGGACCTGCTCACCTGGACCTGCTCACCTTGGACCTGCTcacctgagcactgccaggaccTGCTCACCTGAGCACTCCCAGGATCTGCTCGCCTTGTGGGACCTGCTCACTTGGACCTGCTCACCTTGTGGGACCTGCTCACCTGGACCTGCTCATGTTGTGGGACCTGCTCCTGGACCTGTTCACCTGGACCTGCTCATGTTGTGGGATCTGCTCACCTGGACCTGCTCACCTTGTGGGCCCTGCTcacctgagcactgccaggaccTGCTCACCTGGACCTGCTCATGTTGTAGGACCTGCTCACCTGGACCTGCTCATGTTGTGGGACCTGCTCACCTGGACCTGCTCATGTTGTGGGATCTGCTCACCTGGACCTGCTCACCTTGTGGGACCTGCTcacctgagcactgccaggaccTGCTCACCTGGACCTGCTCATGTTGTAGGACCTGCTCACCTGGAGGGATCTGCTCACCTGGACCTGCTCAACTGAGCACTCCCAGGACCTGCTCACCTTGTGGGACCTGCTCACCTGAGCACCTGCTCACACCTTGTGGGACCTGCTcacctgagcactgccaggacctgccccCCTGGATGCCCCCTTGGatgcccgcagccccgcggtCACAgggtcccaaatcccccaatccaGCCGCTGCCCCCCCCCGTTCTTTTCCCGAATTTTGGGTTCCCCGTCGCTTTCCCACACTGGGCTCTGACCCTCAgcggttttgggggtcccctgGTGCCCCTGGGGGGGTTAAAAAGGGTTTGAGGGGGTCAGAgtggggtttttag
- the LOC115914556 gene encoding uncharacterized protein LOC115914556 isoform X2: MWDLLTWTSSPGSAHLSTPRTSSACGICSPGPAHLEGSVPLDLLTPCGTCSPGPAHLGPAHLSTARTCSPEHSQDLLALWDLLTWTCSPCGTCSPGPAHVVGPAPGPVHLDLLMLWDLLTWTCSPCGPCSPEHCQDLLTWTCSCCRTCSPGPAHVVGPAHLDLLMLWDLLTWTCSPCGTCSPEHCQDLLTWTCSCCRTCSPGGICSPGPAQLSTPRTCSPCGTCSPEHCQDLPPWMPPWMPAAPRSQGPKSPNPAAAPPRSFPEFWVPRRFPTLGSDPQRFWGSPGAPGGVKKGLRGSEWGF; encoded by the exons ATGTGGGACCTGCTCACCTGGACCTCCTCACCTGGATCTGCTCACCTGAGCACTCCCAGGACCTCGTCAGCTTGTGGGATCTGCTCACCTGGACCTGCTCACCTGGAG GGATCTGTGCCCCTGGACCTGCTCACACCTTGTGGGACCTGCTCACCTGGACCTGCTCACCTTGGACCTGCTcacctgagcactgccaggaccTGCTCACCTGAGCACTCCCAGGATCTGCTCGCCTTGTGGGACCTGCTCACTTGGACCTGCTCACCTTGTGGGACCTGCTCACCTGGACCTGCTCATGTTGTGGGACCTGCTCCTGGACCTGTTCACCTGGACCTGCTCATGTTGTGGGATCTGCTCACCTGGACCTGCTCACCTTGTGGGCCCTGCTcacctgagcactgccaggaccTGCTCACCTGGACCTGCTCATGTTGTAGGACCTGCTCACCTGGACCTGCTCATGTTGTGGGACCTGCTCACCTGGACCTGCTCATGTTGTGGGATCTGCTCACCTGGACCTGCTCACCTTGTGGGACCTGCTcacctgagcactgccaggaccTGCTCACCTGGACCTGCTCATGTTGTAGGACCTGCTCACCTGGAGGGATCTGCTCACCTGGACCTGCTCAACTGAGCACTCCCAGGACCTGCT CACCTTGTGGGACCTGCTcacctgagcactgccaggacctgccccCCTGGATGCCCCCTTGGatgcccgcagccccgcggtCACAgggtcccaaatcccccaatccaGCCGCTGCCCCCCCCCGTTCTTTTCCCGAATTTTGGGTTCCCCGTCGCTTTCCCACACTGGGCTCTGACCCTCAgcggttttgggggtcccctgGTGCCCCTGGGGGGGTTAAAAAGGGTTTGAGGGGGTCAGAgtggggtttttag